The following proteins are co-located in the Microplitis demolitor isolate Queensland-Clemson2020A chromosome 5, iyMicDemo2.1a, whole genome shotgun sequence genome:
- the LOC103572053 gene encoding neuronal membrane glycoprotein M6-b isoform X2, with translation MGNMCNDCMTRVPYATLIATIMCCLGVGIFCGTMYRAATLTTLMMNQVFNLRLGWLEALQLIFATIAASMAALGFMILCVGCLATGATRHKVYRAWRTRVGGRISCAVFMVITYILQIAWLLIFAFLVITTLIFTIFWGLCENPRVGSHTDCIDFNQFSFMFPNYTRNEDMKICGPQEVKLFCKDFVEKAEVMLILATVASMLVVLSLIHYLMCLSANYAHIRDHEKFQELQELQYLQDPGDGDSPQHGMDTLSSHHHSKDRF, from the exons atgg GGAACATGTGTAACGATTGTATGACCAGAGTGCCGTACGCAACACTCATTGCAACAATTATGTGTTGCTTGGGTGTTGGAATATTTTGTGGTACAATGTATCGAGCTGCTACATTGACTACTCTAATGATGAATCAG gtcTTTAATTTAAGACTTGGCTGGCTAGAAGcattgcaattaatttttgcaaCGATTGCTGCAAGTATGGCTGCTTTGGGATTCATGATACTTTGCGTTGGTTGTCTTGCAACTGGAGCAACAAGACACAAGGTCTATCGAGCCTGGAGAACACGTGTTGGTGGTCGGATTTCATGTGCCGTg ttcatgGTAATTACTTACATACTTCAAATCGCCTGGCTGTTAATTTTTGCATTCTTAGTTATCACAACACTGATATTCACAATATTTTGGGGTCTTTGTGAAAATCCTCGTGTTGGATCTCATACTGACTGTATTGACTTCAATCAATTta gttTCATGTTTCCAAACTATACAAGAAATGAAGATATGAAAATATGTGGACCACaagaagttaaattattttgtaaagatTTTGTGGAGAAAGCTGAAGTGATGCTTATTTTAGCAACAGTTGCTTCCATGCTAGTAGTACTTAGTCTTATTCACTACTTAATGTGTCTATCAGCAAATTACGCACACATTCGTGATCACGAAAAATTCCAAGAGTTACAAGAgcttcaatatctacaagatCCTGGTGATGGTGATTCACCTCAACATGGTATGGATACTTTAAGCTCTCATCATCATAGCAAAGATAGATTCTAG
- the LOC103572053 gene encoding proteolipid protein DM beta isoform X1, whose product MTTNSRFRRCYSESGAVVIPLNKRAVSNFSVDRYSETSIHNEYLDDKSYGNMCNDCMTRVPYATLIATIMCCLGVGIFCGTMYRAATLTTLMMNQVFNLRLGWLEALQLIFATIAASMAALGFMILCVGCLATGATRHKVYRAWRTRVGGRISCAVFMVITYILQIAWLLIFAFLVITTLIFTIFWGLCENPRVGSHTDCIDFNQFSFMFPNYTRNEDMKICGPQEVKLFCKDFVEKAEVMLILATVASMLVVLSLIHYLMCLSANYAHIRDHEKFQELQELQYLQDPGDGDSPQHGMDTLSSHHHSKDRF is encoded by the exons ATGACAACAAATAGTAGGTTTAGAAGATGTTATTCTGAAAGTGGTGCTGTTGTTATTCCATTAAACAAAAGAGCTGTTAGTAATTTCAGTGTTGATAGATATTCCGAAACAAGTATTCATAATGAATATTTAGATGATAAATCTTATG GGAACATGTGTAACGATTGTATGACCAGAGTGCCGTACGCAACACTCATTGCAACAATTATGTGTTGCTTGGGTGTTGGAATATTTTGTGGTACAATGTATCGAGCTGCTACATTGACTACTCTAATGATGAATCAG gtcTTTAATTTAAGACTTGGCTGGCTAGAAGcattgcaattaatttttgcaaCGATTGCTGCAAGTATGGCTGCTTTGGGATTCATGATACTTTGCGTTGGTTGTCTTGCAACTGGAGCAACAAGACACAAGGTCTATCGAGCCTGGAGAACACGTGTTGGTGGTCGGATTTCATGTGCCGTg ttcatgGTAATTACTTACATACTTCAAATCGCCTGGCTGTTAATTTTTGCATTCTTAGTTATCACAACACTGATATTCACAATATTTTGGGGTCTTTGTGAAAATCCTCGTGTTGGATCTCATACTGACTGTATTGACTTCAATCAATTta gttTCATGTTTCCAAACTATACAAGAAATGAAGATATGAAAATATGTGGACCACaagaagttaaattattttgtaaagatTTTGTGGAGAAAGCTGAAGTGATGCTTATTTTAGCAACAGTTGCTTCCATGCTAGTAGTACTTAGTCTTATTCACTACTTAATGTGTCTATCAGCAAATTACGCACACATTCGTGATCACGAAAAATTCCAAGAGTTACAAGAgcttcaatatctacaagatCCTGGTGATGGTGATTCACCTCAACATGGTATGGATACTTTAAGCTCTCATCATCATAGCAAAGATAGATTCTAG
- the LOC103572052 gene encoding serine/threonine-protein kinase PLK4 — MPPLSKGFGEHIEDYKVLEFLGKGGFGCVYKAKCLNTRIDVAIKMIDKNLMQRHGMIGRVRDEVAIHSRLKHQSILKLYTYFEDANYVYMVLELCPNGDLQRFLKEHYPQGLSEDEAARVIKQVLEGLLYLHNHKILHRDMSPSNLLLTADMQVKIADFGLATLSKPNENHMTLCGTPNYISPEVATRSSHGPQADVWGLGCLLYTLLVGKAPFDTDGVKSTLTRVVMADYTIPSYLSDKAKDLISRLLKKNPHDRIELRDILKHPFITSNDQKFQEKVLLSRALSRDRMADSGLGKTMSSVDRMPRGRSRSEERASMVPSMSTPLAPQFTVRSDPLTERNNYQNNFAYQSKRNDYSREQASVLSGIPPPRSRVFSRTSQNSCEDINRQKNDKQRCREQAVESLKDQDVNTKLQIPPLNSQRLLPARHRTKNAVLTILDSGEVCIEFIKKKNSNMERIGEVCRISSDGLRIVIYKLKESTPIGDEPPPLPSYGADNIYSYESLPSRHHRKYIYAARFVKLVKAKTPKVTLYTERAKCQFMENGPHPDCELHFYNGIKIVCVDGVVKTTDSSGNSYGEGEVPHELEEYYEHYRECYKRCLLLETTLTSLESATGHSYFPAIIGRKPLSAGSIPSLQGKENVSRMTNSPPVMPSFDATCSVMSAVTSRSKKTNSVRSSQYAFNRVIIPGIGVAIQLPNGDVKIEYKDGSAITVRPDSRGGGVLYENDNGAITKYSKNHHQNVQMPYEVKEKLRHLPTVITHLVQPRHRNIR, encoded by the exons ATGCCGCCGTTATCCAAAGGATTCGGCGAGCATATCGAG GATTACAAAGTACTTGAATTTTTGGGTAAGGGTGGATTTGGATGTGTTTATAAAGCAAAATGTTTAAATACAAGAATAGACGTAGCGATCAAAATG atcgacaaaaatttaatgcaacgCCATGGAATGATTGGCAGAGTACGTGATGAAGTAGCTATTCATTCACGATTAAAACATCAGTCTATTTTAAAGctttatacatattttgaaGACGCTAATTATGTTTATATGGTACTAGAATTGTGTCCTAATGGAGATTTACaacgttttttaaaagaacatTATCCTCAAGGGCTATCAGAAGATGAAG ctgcCAGAGTTATAAAACAAGTATTAGAGGGATTGCTTTATTTAcataatcataaaatactCCACAGGGACATGTCTccttctaatttattattgactgCAGACATGCaagtg AAAATAGCTGACTTTGGACTCGCGACATTATCAAAACCTAATGAAAATCATATGACTTTATGTGGTACACCTAATTACATTTCACCTGAA gtTGCGACAAGATCATCACATGGTCCACAAGCTGACGTATGGGGTTTAGGATGTTTGTTGTACACTTTATTAGTAGGCAAAGCTCCATTTGATACTGATGGTGTAAAAAGTACTTTGACTCGTGTTGTTATGGCTGATTATACTATACCATCTTATTTATCTGACAAAGCAAAAGATTTAATAAgtcgtttattaaaaaaaaatccacatgATAGAATTGAATTGCGCGATATTTTAAAGCATCCATTTATTACATCCAATGATCAAAAATTCCAg gaaaaagttttattgagcaGAGCATTATCGCGAGATAGAATGGCTGATTCAGGATTAGGTAAAACAATGTCTTCAGTTGATCGAATGCCTCGAGGCCGCTCTCGTTCAGAAGAGCGTGCTTCGATGGTGCCATCAATGTCTACTCCATTAGCTCCACAGTTTACTGTCAGAAGTGATCCTTTAACTGAGAGAAACAACTATCAGAATAACTTCGCTTATCAAAGTAAGCGAAATGATTATTCTCGAGAGCAGGCATCTGTACTTTCAGGCATACCACCACCTCGTAGTAGAGTATTTTCACGAACTTCCCAAAATAGCTGTGAAGACATTAATCGTcagaaaaatgataaacagAGATGTCGGGAGCAAGCTGTTGAAAGTCTTAAAGATCAAGATGTTAACACAAAATTACAAATTCCACCGTTGAATTCTCAAAGACTTTTGCCGGCAAGACATCGTACGAAAAATGCTGTTCTTACAATTCTAGATAGTGGAGAAGTGTGTATTGAgtttataaagaaaaagaatagtAATATG gAACGCATTGGGGAAGTTTGTAGAATATCAAGTGATGGTTTGCGAAtcgttatatataaattaaaagaatctACACCAATTGGTGATGAACCACCTCCATTACCTTCTTATGGCGCTGATAACATTTATTCATATGAAAGTTTACCGTCTCGACATCAtaggaaatatatttatgctGCAAGATTTGTTAAACTTGTTAAAGCAAAAACACCTAAAGTAACATTATACACTGAACGTGCTAAATGTCAATTTATGGAAAATGGACCACATCCAGATTGTGAATTACATTTTTACAATGGTATTAAAATAGTTTGTGTTGACGGTGTCGTAAAAACAACAGATTCAAGTGGCAATAGTTATGGAGAAGGAGAAGTACCACATGAATTGGAAGAATATTATGAACATTACAGAGAATGTTATAAACGTTGTTTACTTCTTGAAACAACATTAACTTCATTAGAATCTGCTACAGGTCATTCATACTTTCCAGCAATTATTGGACGGAAACCTCTGTCTGCTGGAAGTATTCCTTCTTTGCAAGGAAAAGAAAATGTATCACGAATGACAAACAGCCCACCTGtg atgccTTCGTTTGATGCCACTTGTTCGGTAATGTCTGCAGTAACATCAAGatctaaaaaaacaaattctgtTCGTTCATCACAGTATGCATTTAATAGAGTTATTATTCCCGGAATTGGAGTAGCAATTCAATTACCGAATGGAGATGTTAAAATAGAGTATAAAGATGGATCTGCAATAACAGTTCGTCCAGATAGTCGTGGTGGTGGAGTATTATACGAAAACGATAATGGTGCGATTaccaaatattctaaaaatcatCATCAAAATGTTCAAATGCCTTATGAAGTGAAGGAAAAATTACGACATTTACCTACAGTCATTACTCATTTAGTACAACCGAGGCATCGGAATATAAGAtga
- the LOC103572051 gene encoding glucoside xylosyltransferase 1, translated as MKSIYRFIIIFISIIGIIIILNILSQSSNSNDKNNEYSVTSIILNHRDPHARGRLKKESMEIINQEVTICVVVCGDRLDESLTMFKSALVFTKRPLKLIVIAEDDLIVAFDEKLSEWKYLTNNSFTFVLRPIQFPNNSDVSMWKRLFKPCAAQRLFLPALLNDTDAILYVDTDTLFLAPPELVWDEFKKMNSTQLAALSPEHEDPNTGWYNRFAKHPYYGKLGVNSGVMLMNLTRMREFRWTDYVIPIHKEYRLKITWGDQDIINIIFHYHPERLYIYPCRYNYRPDHCMYMSVCTNAETEGALVIHGSRGTFHSQKQPPFRAVFRAMQQYQFGTDKYENLFLPMQTYLMMDDNSHCGKVWKVFIIQPEIYIGNNYIN; from the exons ATGAAATCGATCTACAggttcattattatatttatttcaattattggaataataattattttaaatattttatcacagTCGTCaaatagtaatgataaaaataatgaatattcagttacttcaataattttaaatcatcgaGATCCACATGCTCGAGGACGTCTTAAAAAAGAATCGatggaaataataaatcaagaaGTTACAATTTGTGTTGTTGTCTGCGGCGATAGATTAGATGAATCGCTAACAATGTTTAAATCTGCATTAGTATTTACAAAAAgaccattaaaattaattgttatagCTGAAGATGACTTGATTGTTGCATTTGATGAGAAATTAAGTGAAtggaaatatttaacaaataattcattcaCATTTGTATTGAGACCTATACAATTTCCGAATAATAGTGATGTCTCTATGTGGAAAAGATTATTTAAACCTTGTGCTGCACAAAGACTTTTTTTACcg GCTTTATTAAATGACACTGATGCAATACTATACGTTGATACGGATACCTTGTTCTTAGCACCACCCGAGTTAGTTTgggatgaatttaaaaaaatgaactcaACACAATTAGCTGCTCTAAGTCCTGAACATGAAGATCCTAATACAGGATGGTACAATAGATTTGCCAAACATCCTTATTATGGAAAACTTGGTGTTAATTCAGGTGTTATGCTGATGAATTTAACACGAATGCGTGAATTTAGATGGACAGATTATGTGATACCTATTCATAAAGAgtatagattaaaaataacatgggGTGATCAggatattattaacattatatttcattatcatCCCGAAAGATTGTACATTTATCCTTGCCGTTACAACTATAGACCAGATCATTGCATGTATATGTCTGTATGTACTAATGCAGAAACAGAAGGTGCATTAGTTATTCATGGATCGAGAGGTACGTTTCATTCACAAAAACAACCTCCGTTTCGGGCAGTCTTTCGAGCAATGCAACAGTATCAATTTGGTActgataaatatgaaaatttatttttaccaatGCAGACTTATTTAATGATGGATGATAATTCTCATTGTGGTAAAGTTTGGAAGGTTTTTATAATACAACCTGAAATTTATATAggcaataattatattaactaa